A genomic region of Populus nigra chromosome 11, ddPopNigr1.1, whole genome shotgun sequence contains the following coding sequences:
- the LOC133706382 gene encoding uncharacterized protein LOC133706382, producing the protein MDSSMALSSYSSRLKCSLLNPPPMMMVPSPQLPGVLPLSSRRCGIASFAEFRGLRIQMGSKLSTSLVSIGTRRNPKVFSRIVSEAHETFVDIPAVTDETWQSLIIEADGPVLVEFWAPWCGPCRIIHPVIAELSTEYDGKLKCFKLNTDESPSTTTKYGIRSIPTIMIFKNGEKKDAIIGSVPKTTLISNMKKFL; encoded by the exons ATGGACTCATCGATGGCTTTATCCTCTTACTCTTCACGCCTAAAATGCTCCCTCCTTAATCCCCCGCCTATGATGATGGTGCCGTCACCTCAGCTCCCAGGTGTGCTTCCTTTATCCAGCCGCCGTTGTGGAATAGCTTCCTTTGCGGAGTTCAGAGGATTGAGGATCCAAATGGGTTCAAAATTGTCAACTTCGTTGGTTTCGATTGGTACGAGGAGAAATCCTAAGGTTTTTTCTCGTATTGTGTCTGAAGCTCATGAGACTTTTGTTGATA ttcCTGCAGTGACGGATGAAACATGGCAGTCGCTCATCATCGAGGCTGATGGGCCCGTGCTGGTTGAGTTTTGGGCTCCGTGGTGTGGACCCTGCCGGATAATCCATCCAGTAATTGCTGAACTATCTACCGAATATGATGGAAAGCTCAAGTGCTTCAAATTGAATACTGATGAAAGTCCTTCTACCACAACCAAGTATGGAATTCGAAGCATCCCGACAATCATGATCTTCAAAAACGGGGAGAAGAAAGATGCAATTATTGGTTCTGTGCCCAAAACCACACTAATTTCCAATATGAAGAAATTCTTATAG
- the LOC133706236 gene encoding GPI-anchored protein LLG1-like, whose protein sequence is MARKLNSWFYLICFFFMAGLATSSSFISNDALDVHGGSGRNLLQMKKTCNVSFENLDYSVLTDKCKGPQYPAKSCCNALKEFACPFSDAINDLETDCASTMFSYINLYGKYPPGLFANECREDKNGLDCQNVDQSKKSRGVQIAATQSSLLTLTAGLIVLLLQLF, encoded by the exons aTGGCTAGGAAGCTTAATTCATGGTTTTATCTCATTTGCTTCTTCTTCATGGCTGGACTTGCCACCTCTTCCTCCTTTATTTCCA ATGATGCACTTGATGTTCATGGAGGTTCTGGCCGTAACCTTCTCCAGATGAAAAAAa CCTGCAACGTAAGCTTTGAGAATTTGGATTACAGTGTCCTCACAGATAAATGCAAAGGACCACAATACCCAGCAAAATCATGTTGTAATGCTTTAAAGGAATTTGCTTGCCCTTTTAGCGATGCCATAAATGACCTGGAAACTGACTGTGCCTCAACCATGTTCAGCTACATAAATCTCTATGGGAAATACCCTCCTGGCTTGTTTGCCAATGAGTGCAGAGAAGATAAGAATGGTCTTGATTGCCAAAACGTGGACCAATCCAAGAAAAGTAGAGGAGTTCAAATTGCAGCTACTCAATCCTCATTGTTGACGCTCACAGCAGGGCTCATAGTGTTGTTACTCCAATTATTCTAG